Below is a genomic region from Streptomyces sp. RPA4-2.
CCGCCTGCGGCGACGACGACGCGAAAAGCGGTGGCTCGGACTCGACGAAGGCCGCCGACGCCGGGTCCAAGTCCGGCCCCTGGACGTTCAAGGACGACCGCGGCACCACCGTGAAGCTGGACAAGACACCGGCGAACATCGTCGCCTTCACCGGTGTCGCCGCCGCGCTCCACGACTACGGCATCGAGGTCAAGGGCGTCTTCGGCCCGACCACGACCAAGGACGGCAAGGCCGATGTCCAGGCCGGCGACATGGACGTCACCAAGCTGACCGTGCTCGGCAACGAGTGGGGCCAGTTCAACATCGAGAAGTACGCGACTCTCGCGCCCGACGTGCTGATCTCGACGATGTTCGACGCCGCGGGCACCCTCTGGTACGTCCCCGAGGAGTCCAAGGACAAGATCCTCAAGCTCGCGCCGAGCGTCGGCATCTCCGTCTACGACCGCCAGATGCCGCAGTCCCTGGAGCGCATGTACGCGCTGGCCGAGTCGCTCGGCGCCGACGTGAAGTCCGCGCGGATCGTCGAGGCGAAGAAGAAGTTCGAGACGGCCGCCGAGCGCCTGCGCAAGGCCGCCAAGGCCCGCCCGGAGATCAAGGTCCTGGCCGGCTCCGCGAGCCAGGACATCTTCTACGTCTCCGGCTCGAACCTCTCCATCGACCTGGAGTACTTCAAGGCGCTCGGCGTGAACATCGTCGAGCCCTCCGCCAAGGCCCTGAAGGCCAGCGGCGGCTGGTTCGAGAACCTGAGCTGGGAGAACGTCGACAAGTACCCGGCGGACGTCATCATCATGGACGACCGCAGCTCGACCATCCAGCCGGCCGACATCACCGAGGCCACCTGGAAGAAGCTGCCCGCCGTCAAGGCCGGCCAGGTCATCGCCCGCTCCCCCGAGCCGATCATCTCGTACGACAAGTGCACCCCGCTGCTCGACAACCTCGCCGAGGCCATCGAGAAGGCCAAGAAGGTCGCCTGACACCCCGCCGCGACACCCTGACCACCACTCAGGAGCCCTGATGACGACGGTCGTTGCCGCCCCGTTCCGTTTCTTCTCCCTCCAGGTCGTACGGACGAGGCGGCTCGGCCCGTCGCTGGTCCGGGTCTCGTTCGCGGGCTCCGACCTGGACGCCTTCGCCTCCGACGGCCGGGACCAGAGCCTCTCGCTGTTCCTGCCGCACCCCGGCCAGACCGAGCCCGCCGTCCCCTTCGAACTGGGCGACCACTGGTGGCAGGGCTGGCGCGAACTACCCGAGGACGTACGGGCGGTGATGCGCTCGTACACCCTGCGGGCGCTGCGCCGCGACGCCCGGGGCCGCACCACCGGGATCGACATCGACTTCGTGCTGCACGGAGTGGAGCCGGGCGCCGGGGCCCCCGCGGGTCCGGCGTCCCGGTGGGCCTCGCGCGCGGCGGCGGGTGACCGCGTCGTCCTGCTCGGCCCGGCGGTCGAGGACAACCGGGCGATCCGCTTCCGGCCGCCCGCCGACACCGACCTGATCGTGCTGTGGGCGGACGAGACCGCCCTGCCGGCCGCCTCCGCCATCCTGGAGTCGCTGCCGGCCGGCACCCGGGTCCGGGCCTGGCTGGAGGTCGAGCACCGCGAGGACGTCCAGGACCTGTCCGTGGCGGCCGACGCGGAGATCACCTGCCTCGTGCGCGACAGCGGCTCCCCCATGGCCGCCGACGCCGTACGGGCCTCCCGGCTGCCGTCCGCCGAGCGGCCGTACGCCTGGATCGCGGGCGAGTCCGGGTGCGTGAAGGAGATGCGCCGTCACCTCGTGCGCGAGCGCGGGATCGACCGCAGGCGCGTCACGTTCGTGGGCTACTGGCGGCGCGGGCTGACGGAGGAGCAGCTGCGCGAGGAGGAGTAGCGGCTCACACCGGTGACGGCCCCTCAAACAGAGGCGTACGTCACTGCCGGAACCCGTGGGACGGGGTCGCGTAGCGAACTTAGGTTAGGCTAACCTTAGTTGAACGACGCGGCCTCGTCCCTTCCGTCTTCTCGGCTTCTCGGCTTCTCGTCTCCTCGCCCTCACCCGAGCCGTCCCCCTCTGCCACCCCGCCCGGACGCTCCCTCTTCCCCGCACGGAGGACCCCCACATGCGCTCGCACCTGCTCAATGACACGACCGCGGAGCGGTACCGCCGCTCCGTGACCGAAGGAATAGAGCGGGTGGCGGCCAAACTCGCCACCACCGACCGTCCGTTCACGGGCGTCTCGGTCGACGCCCTCGCGCCCCGCATCGAACAGATCGACCTGGACCGTCCGCTGCACGACACCAGCGCGGTCCTCGACGAACTGGAGGAGGTCTACCTCCGGGACGCGATCTACTTCCACCACCCCCGCTACCTCGCGCACCTCAACTGCCCGGTCGTCATACCGGCCGTGCTCGGCGAGGCCGTGCTGTCCGCCGTCAACTCCTCCCTCGACACCTGGGACCAGTCGGCCGGCGGCACCCTCATCGAGCGCAGACTCATCGACTGGACCAACGAGCGCATCGGCTTCGGACCCGCCGCCGACGGCGTGTTCACCAGCGGCGGCAGCCAGTCCAACCTGCAGGCGCTGCTGCTGGCCCGCGAGGAGGCCAAGACCGACGACCTCACCCGACTGCGCGTCCTCGCCTCCGAGGTCAGCCACTTCAGCGTCAAGAAGTCGGCGAAACTCCTCGGCCTGGGCGCCGACGCCGTCGTGTCGATCCCCGTCGACCACGACAAGCGCATGCAGACACTCGCGCTCGCCCGAGAACTGGAGCGCTGCAAGAGCGAGGGCCTGGTCCCGATGGCGGTCGTCGCGACCGCGGGCACCACCGACTTCGGTTCGATCGACCCGCTGCCCGAGATCGGCGAGCTGTGCGCCCGCAACGGGGCCTGGATGCACGTCGACGCCGCCTACGGCTGCGGCCTGCTCGCCTCGCTGAAGAACCGGGACCGCATCGACGGCATCGAGCGCGCCGACTCCGTCGCCGTCGACTACCACAAGTCCTTCTTCCAGCCGGTGAGTTCGTCCGCCGTGCTGGTGCGCGACGCCGCGACCCTGCGCCACGCCACCTACCACGCGGAATATCTGAACCCGCGCCGCATGGTCGAGGAGCGCATCCCCAACCAGGTCGACAAGTCCCTGCAGACCACCCGCCGCTTCGACGCGCTCAAGCTGTGGATGACGCTGCGCGTGATGGGCGCCGACGGCATCGGCGAACTCTTCGACGAGGTCTGCGACCTGGCGCAGGAGGGCTGGCGGCTGCTGGCCGCCGACCCGCGCTACGACGTGGTGGTCGAACCCTCGCTGTCCACCCTGGTCTTCCGGTTCATCCCGGCCGCCGTCACCGCCCCGGCCGAGATCGACCGCGCCAACCTCTACGCCCGCAAGGCCCTGTTCGCCTCCGGTGACGCCGTCGTGGCGGGCACCAAGGTCGGCGGACGCCACTACCTGAAGTTCACCCTGCTCAACCCCGAGACGACGGCCGACGACATCGCCGCCGTCCTCGATCTGATCG
It encodes:
- a CDS encoding ABC transporter substrate-binding protein, giving the protein MSNAHATHLSRRGILAAGGALGLGAVLAACGDDDAKSGGSDSTKAADAGSKSGPWTFKDDRGTTVKLDKTPANIVAFTGVAAALHDYGIEVKGVFGPTTTKDGKADVQAGDMDVTKLTVLGNEWGQFNIEKYATLAPDVLISTMFDAAGTLWYVPEESKDKILKLAPSVGISVYDRQMPQSLERMYALAESLGADVKSARIVEAKKKFETAAERLRKAAKARPEIKVLAGSASQDIFYVSGSNLSIDLEYFKALGVNIVEPSAKALKASGGWFENLSWENVDKYPADVIIMDDRSSTIQPADITEATWKKLPAVKAGQVIARSPEPIISYDKCTPLLDNLAEAIEKAKKVA
- a CDS encoding siderophore-interacting protein; its protein translation is MTTVVAAPFRFFSLQVVRTRRLGPSLVRVSFAGSDLDAFASDGRDQSLSLFLPHPGQTEPAVPFELGDHWWQGWRELPEDVRAVMRSYTLRALRRDARGRTTGIDIDFVLHGVEPGAGAPAGPASRWASRAAAGDRVVLLGPAVEDNRAIRFRPPADTDLIVLWADETALPAASAILESLPAGTRVRAWLEVEHREDVQDLSVAADAEITCLVRDSGSPMAADAVRASRLPSAERPYAWIAGESGCVKEMRRHLVRERGIDRRRVTFVGYWRRGLTEEQLREEE
- the desA gene encoding lysine decarboxylase DesA; the encoded protein is MRSHLLNDTTAERYRRSVTEGIERVAAKLATTDRPFTGVSVDALAPRIEQIDLDRPLHDTSAVLDELEEVYLRDAIYFHHPRYLAHLNCPVVIPAVLGEAVLSAVNSSLDTWDQSAGGTLIERRLIDWTNERIGFGPAADGVFTSGGSQSNLQALLLAREEAKTDDLTRLRVLASEVSHFSVKKSAKLLGLGADAVVSIPVDHDKRMQTLALARELERCKSEGLVPMAVVATAGTTDFGSIDPLPEIGELCARNGAWMHVDAAYGCGLLASLKNRDRIDGIERADSVAVDYHKSFFQPVSSSAVLVRDAATLRHATYHAEYLNPRRMVEERIPNQVDKSLQTTRRFDALKLWMTLRVMGADGIGELFDEVCDLAQEGWRLLAADPRYDVVVEPSLSTLVFRFIPAAVTAPAEIDRANLYARKALFASGDAVVAGTKVGGRHYLKFTLLNPETTADDIAAVLDLIAGHAEQYLGESLDRAS